A single genomic interval of Stenotrophomonas sp. ZAC14D1_NAIMI4_1 harbors:
- a CDS encoding histidine phosphatase family protein — protein sequence MRILLARHGETPWNAEGRYQGQIDIPLSPIGEAQAQALGARLASVDITRAVASPLSRAQLTAQLALGADRAGMLQTESDLQEIAHGEWEGLLASEINEKDPSRLKAWREEPDTVLMPGGESLRLVLERSWRGLARAAEGLGEHDTLLVVAHDAVNRVILCKVLGLPISRLWTFRQAPTTLNLLEGADLDSLEVVRLNDCAHHTPFFGEAKHRAL from the coding sequence ATGCGCATCCTGCTTGCCCGTCACGGCGAAACGCCGTGGAACGCCGAAGGCCGCTACCAGGGCCAGATCGACATCCCGCTTTCGCCCATCGGCGAAGCCCAGGCCCAGGCCCTGGGCGCCCGTCTCGCTTCGGTGGACATCACCCGTGCCGTGGCGTCGCCGCTGTCGCGCGCCCAGCTGACCGCCCAGCTCGCCCTCGGCGCCGACCGCGCCGGCATGCTGCAGACCGAATCGGACCTGCAGGAAATCGCCCACGGTGAGTGGGAAGGCCTGCTGGCCAGCGAGATCAACGAAAAAGACCCGTCGCGCCTGAAGGCCTGGCGCGAGGAACCCGATACCGTGCTGATGCCCGGCGGCGAATCGCTGCGCCTGGTGCTCGAGCGCAGCTGGCGCGGCCTGGCCCGTGCCGCCGAAGGCCTCGGCGAGCATGACACCCTGCTGGTGGTCGCCCATGACGCGGTCAACCGGGTGATTCTGTGCAAGGTGCTGGGCCTGCCGATTTCCCGCCTGTGGACCTTCCGCCAGGCCCCGACCACCCTGAACCTGCTCGAAGGCGCCGACCTGGACAGCCTGGAGGTGGTGCGCCTGAACGACTGCGCCCACCACACGCCGTTCTTCGGCGAAGCCAAGCACCGCGCGCTCTGA
- the folC gene encoding bifunctional tetrahydrofolate synthase/dihydrofolate synthase, translating into MTNTPTTLADWLDYIERQHSATIDMGLERVRAVATAMGLGAPAKRTIVVGGTNGKGSTVAFIEAIGRAAGWKVGAYTSPHLLRYNERVRIDGQDVEDAALVAAFNTVEAARGGITLTYFEYGTLAALQLFADAGLDLAVLEVGLGGRLDAVNIIDADVSVITTVDIDHAEWLGEDREAIGAEKAGIIRGWKPVILGETDPPSSVLDRAYRLGANAIRGGSDYFYEPIDAQRWRWRDVGLRMELPTPSLAAPIQLANAGAAIAALRALDRPVPRAAWAAGIAAARIAGRMQAFERDGVQIRVDVGHNPQAAGQLARALNAEVAPGRTLAVYAALQDKDAAGVVQALQDSVAQWTLAGLEGPRGQTAQQLQARLADTPAATAALADSVEQVLQQALAQAERGDRVLVFGSFHTAAAALQWLQDHP; encoded by the coding sequence GTGACGAACACCCCGACCACCCTGGCCGACTGGCTGGACTACATCGAACGCCAGCACTCGGCGACCATCGACATGGGCCTGGAGCGCGTGCGCGCCGTGGCCACCGCGATGGGCCTGGGCGCGCCGGCCAAGCGCACCATTGTGGTCGGTGGCACCAACGGCAAGGGTTCCACGGTGGCGTTCATCGAGGCCATCGGCCGTGCGGCCGGCTGGAAGGTCGGCGCGTACACCTCGCCGCACCTGCTGCGCTACAACGAGCGGGTGCGCATCGATGGCCAGGACGTGGAGGACGCCGCGCTGGTCGCGGCGTTCAATACGGTTGAAGCCGCGCGCGGTGGAATCACCCTGACCTATTTCGAGTACGGCACCCTGGCTGCGCTGCAGCTGTTTGCCGATGCGGGTCTGGACCTGGCGGTGCTCGAAGTGGGCCTGGGCGGCCGCCTGGATGCGGTCAACATCATCGATGCCGACGTTTCGGTCATCACCACCGTGGACATCGACCATGCCGAGTGGCTGGGCGAGGACCGCGAGGCGATCGGCGCCGAGAAGGCCGGCATCATCCGCGGCTGGAAGCCGGTGATCCTGGGCGAGACCGACCCGCCGTCCAGCGTGCTGGACCGGGCCTATCGGCTGGGTGCCAACGCCATCCGCGGCGGCAGCGACTATTTCTATGAGCCGATCGATGCCCAGCGCTGGCGCTGGCGCGATGTCGGCCTGCGCATGGAACTGCCGACCCCGTCGCTGGCCGCTCCGATCCAGCTGGCCAATGCCGGTGCTGCCATCGCCGCACTGCGCGCGCTGGACCGGCCGGTGCCGCGTGCGGCCTGGGCCGCCGGCATCGCCGCCGCGCGCATCGCCGGCCGCATGCAGGCCTTCGAGCGTGATGGCGTGCAGATCCGCGTGGACGTCGGCCACAACCCGCAGGCCGCGGGCCAGCTGGCCCGCGCGCTGAACGCCGAAGTGGCGCCCGGCCGCACCCTGGCGGTGTACGCGGCGCTGCAGGACAAGGACGCCGCAGGCGTGGTGCAGGCGCTGCAGGACAGCGTCGCGCAGTGGACCCTGGCCGGGCTGGAAGGCCCGCGTGGGCAGACCGCGCAGCAGCTGCAGGCCCGCCTGGCCGATACCCCGGCCGCGACGGCCGCGCTGGCCGACAGCGTCGAGCAGGTGCTGCAGCAGGCGTTGGCCCAGGCCGAGCGCGGCGACCGGGTGCTGGTGTTCGGTTCGTTCCACACCGCAGCGGCAGCGCTGCAGTGGCTGCAGGACCACCCCTGA
- a CDS encoding SPOR domain-containing protein, with amino-acid sequence MDTPLKQRLIGAIVLVALAVIFLPMLVKGPAPDSGVANVPIAAPDAPADGQFETRELPLVAPTGGATGLQSGQAKPVEDAAAPATPPTVDTSPAVAAGNYAVTFGAYGSQADADAVIAYLKRSQLPGFTETASINGRPAWRVRVGPYADRAQAEAARLQAVKVRGDVKAEVITLDASTAPSSAVAATPAAPSASTPVAAPSPSAAANPVRSESLPASTPAAATPPAPKPEAPKPQPKPEPAKPQPKPEATASKPEAPATPAAPAASGIGFAVQLGAFGQANDANALRDKVRAAGFSAFVEQVRTEKGTLHRVRVGPVANRADAEQLKAQVAAKVGVAGMVRPHP; translated from the coding sequence GTGGATACGCCCCTGAAACAGCGTCTGATTGGTGCCATCGTCCTGGTGGCCTTGGCCGTGATTTTCCTGCCGATGCTGGTCAAGGGGCCTGCCCCGGACAGCGGCGTGGCCAATGTGCCCATCGCCGCGCCCGACGCGCCGGCCGATGGCCAGTTCGAAACCCGTGAACTGCCGCTGGTCGCCCCGACCGGTGGCGCCACCGGCCTGCAGAGCGGCCAGGCCAAGCCGGTCGAGGACGCCGCAGCGCCGGCGACCCCGCCCACCGTGGATACCTCGCCGGCCGTCGCCGCCGGCAACTACGCCGTCACCTTCGGTGCCTACGGCAGCCAGGCCGACGCCGATGCGGTCATCGCCTACCTGAAGCGTTCGCAGCTGCCGGGCTTCACCGAAACCGCCTCCATCAATGGCCGCCCGGCCTGGCGCGTGCGCGTGGGGCCGTATGCCGACCGCGCGCAGGCCGAAGCCGCGCGCCTGCAGGCGGTGAAGGTCCGCGGTGACGTCAAGGCAGAAGTCATCACCCTGGATGCCAGCACCGCGCCGTCTTCGGCCGTGGCTGCCACCCCGGCCGCGCCGAGCGCCAGCACGCCGGTTGCTGCACCGTCGCCGTCGGCTGCCGCCAACCCGGTACGCAGCGAAAGCCTGCCGGCCAGCACCCCGGCCGCCGCCACGCCGCCGGCCCCCAAGCCGGAAGCCCCCAAGCCGCAGCCCAAGCCTGAACCGGCCAAGCCGCAGCCGAAGCCGGAAGCAACGGCCAGCAAGCCCGAGGCCCCGGCCACGCCGGCAGCCCCGGCTGCCAGCGGCATCGGCTTTGCCGTGCAGCTGGGTGCATTCGGCCAGGCCAACGATGCCAATGCGCTGCGCGACAAGGTCCGTGCTGCCGGTTTCAGCGCCTTCGTCGAGCAGGTCCGCACCGAGAAGGGCACCCTGCATCGCGTGCGCGTCGGGCCGGTGGCCAACCGCGCCGACGCCGAGCAGCTGAAGGCGCAGGTCGCCGCCAAGGTCGGCGTGGCCGGCATGGTCCGACCACACCCATGA
- a CDS encoding CvpA family protein gives MIDIVLGVLIAASVLFGLMRGFIGTVVALLSWLLAAWAAFTFGSEAAHAWAAPQPPGSGHYLAGYLGVFIATVVVVGLLGLLLKAAIKLTLLGGVDRLLGGALGLLRGLLLASVLLLLAGFTALPGEPSWQQSQLRPLLQPAVAWMQAQLPAWGEGLPLDGLLPDHLPLPLPENAPSAVQVLGKPVITGDNGVLNEVVAGGGWPRPVDAQQEPVAASALPSSIEPAPERPARPAPAAGGTPGQVRPPSL, from the coding sequence GTGATCGACATCGTGCTGGGCGTGCTGATTGCCGCCTCGGTGCTGTTCGGCCTGATGCGTGGCTTCATCGGCACCGTCGTCGCCCTGCTGTCCTGGCTGCTTGCCGCCTGGGCGGCCTTCACCTTCGGCAGTGAGGCCGCACACGCCTGGGCCGCGCCGCAGCCGCCCGGCAGTGGCCACTACCTGGCCGGTTACCTGGGCGTCTTCATCGCAACGGTGGTGGTGGTCGGCCTGCTGGGCCTGCTGCTCAAGGCTGCCATCAAGCTGACCCTGCTGGGCGGCGTGGATCGCCTGCTCGGCGGCGCGCTGGGCCTGCTGCGCGGGCTGCTGCTGGCCAGCGTGCTCCTGCTGCTGGCGGGCTTCACTGCGTTGCCGGGCGAGCCGTCGTGGCAGCAGTCGCAGCTGCGGCCTCTGCTGCAGCCGGCCGTCGCCTGGATGCAGGCGCAGCTGCCGGCTTGGGGGGAGGGCCTGCCACTGGATGGTCTGCTGCCCGACCATCTGCCCTTGCCCCTGCCGGAAAACGCCCCATCTGCTGTGCAGGTGTTGGGCAAGCCGGTCATCACAGGCGATAATGGCGTACTCAACGAGGTAGTGGCGGGCGGCGGATGGCCGCGGCCCGTGGACGCACAGCAGGAGCCCGTCGCGGCTTCGGCACTGCCCAGCAGCATCGAGCCGGCGCCCGAGCGTCCGGCACGGCCCGCGCCCGCTGCGGGCGGAACCCCAGGCCAGGTACGGCCACCTTCCTTGTAA
- the purF gene encoding amidophosphoribosyltransferase — protein MCGIVGIVGNQNVAGQLYDGLTVLQHRGQDAAGIATASGSRLRVQKATGLVRDVFDARTMSTLEGNIGIAHVRYPTAGSEGMDEAQPFYVNSPYGIALAHNGNLINTEDLRRQVFEQDRRNVNTDSDSEVLLNVFAYELEQQRQLSPEAAIRAVAGVHRRCKGGYAVVSVVLGLGLVAFRDPHGIRPLVLGKRSHAEGDEYIVASESAALDVLGFQRVRDVQPGEALVITARGELFSEICAEPAEHTPCIFEYVYFARPDSMIDNVSVHKARMRMGIKLGEKILRLRPDHDIDTIIPIPDTSRDAALEISNVLGVKYREGFIKNRYIGRTFIMPGQGERVKSVRRKLNPIHLEFRNRVVLLVDDSIVRGTTSQQIVQMARDAGARKVYLASAAPPVRFPNIYGIDMPAAEELVAHNRTVEEIEAHLGCDWLIYQDIEDMEAAVSEGNPALRNFDSSCFNGHYPTGIEPGYFERIQQLRSDDAKHKRRA, from the coding sequence ATGTGTGGCATCGTCGGAATCGTCGGCAACCAGAACGTCGCCGGGCAGTTGTATGACGGCTTGACCGTCCTCCAGCATCGCGGCCAGGACGCGGCAGGCATCGCCACCGCCAGCGGCAGCCGCCTGCGGGTGCAGAAGGCCACCGGCCTGGTCCGCGACGTGTTCGACGCCCGCACCATGTCCACCCTGGAAGGCAACATCGGCATCGCCCACGTGCGTTACCCGACCGCGGGTTCGGAAGGCATGGACGAAGCGCAGCCGTTCTACGTCAATTCGCCCTACGGCATCGCGCTGGCCCACAACGGCAACCTGATCAACACCGAAGACCTGCGCCGCCAGGTGTTCGAGCAGGACCGCCGCAACGTCAACACCGATTCGGACAGCGAAGTGCTGCTGAACGTGTTTGCCTACGAACTGGAACAGCAGCGCCAGCTCAGCCCGGAAGCGGCGATCCGTGCCGTGGCCGGCGTGCACCGCCGCTGCAAGGGCGGCTATGCGGTGGTCAGCGTGGTGCTGGGCCTGGGCCTGGTCGCCTTCCGCGACCCGCATGGCATCCGCCCGCTGGTGCTGGGCAAGCGCAGCCACGCCGAAGGCGACGAATACATCGTGGCGTCCGAATCGGCGGCGCTGGACGTGCTGGGCTTCCAGCGCGTGCGCGACGTGCAGCCGGGCGAAGCGCTGGTGATCACCGCACGCGGCGAACTGTTCTCGGAAATCTGCGCCGAGCCGGCCGAGCACACCCCGTGCATCTTCGAATACGTGTACTTCGCACGCCCGGATTCGATGATCGACAACGTCTCGGTGCACAAGGCGCGCATGCGCATGGGCATCAAGCTGGGCGAGAAGATCCTGCGCCTGCGCCCGGACCACGACATCGACACCATCATCCCGATCCCGGACACCTCGCGCGATGCCGCGCTGGAAATCTCCAACGTGCTCGGCGTGAAGTACCGCGAAGGCTTCATCAAGAACCGCTACATCGGCCGCACCTTCATCATGCCGGGGCAGGGTGAGCGGGTGAAGTCGGTGCGCCGCAAGCTCAACCCGATCCACCTGGAGTTCCGCAACCGCGTGGTGCTGCTGGTGGACGACTCGATCGTGCGCGGCACCACCAGCCAGCAGATCGTGCAGATGGCCCGCGATGCGGGCGCGCGCAAGGTCTACCTGGCCAGCGCCGCGCCGCCGGTGCGCTTCCCGAACATCTACGGCATCGACATGCCGGCGGCCGAGGAGCTGGTGGCGCACAACCGCACGGTGGAAGAGATCGAAGCCCACCTGGGCTGCGACTGGCTGATCTACCAGGACATCGAGGACATGGAAGCGGCGGTGAGCGAGGGTAATCCGGCGCTGCGCAATTTCGATTCGTCCTGCTTCAACGGCCATTACCCGACGGGCATCGAGCCGGGCTACTTCGAGCGCATCCAGCAGCTGCGTTCGGACGACGCCAAGCACAAGCGCCGCGCCTGA
- a CDS encoding ferritin-like domain-containing protein, which yields MVDVPDVGGDLLRAAQQCLAEADPLRKVALTQAYAAAFRAGRLKVAADAPPPEAIRMPGRPARLVLVHPRQVPRRGLGGVEGRAAFIHAIAHIELNAIDLAWDAVYRFRGLPAAFHADWVSCADDESRHFLLLRERLQVHGHEYADFPAHNGLWEMCEKTAHDGLARMALVPRVLEARGLDVTPGMIEKLRNVGDAETADVLEVILREEVAHVAAGSRWYRWYCERAGVEPRARFKELLLEYAGGYLHGPFNLEARLLAGFDADELANLIEQAG from the coding sequence GTGGTCGATGTCCCCGACGTCGGTGGCGACCTGCTGCGCGCTGCGCAGCAGTGCCTGGCCGAAGCCGACCCGCTGCGCAAGGTGGCGCTGACCCAGGCCTACGCGGCGGCGTTCCGCGCCGGGCGCCTGAAGGTGGCCGCCGACGCGCCGCCGCCTGAAGCGATCCGCATGCCCGGCCGCCCCGCGCGGCTGGTGCTGGTGCACCCGCGGCAGGTGCCGCGGCGTGGGCTGGGCGGGGTGGAAGGCCGCGCCGCCTTCATCCACGCCATTGCCCACATCGAACTGAACGCGATCGACCTGGCCTGGGATGCGGTGTATCGCTTCCGCGGCCTGCCCGCAGCGTTCCATGCCGACTGGGTGAGCTGCGCCGACGATGAGTCGCGGCACTTCCTGCTGCTGCGCGAGCGGCTGCAGGTGCATGGCCACGAGTACGCCGATTTCCCCGCGCACAACGGCCTGTGGGAGATGTGCGAGAAGACCGCGCATGACGGCCTGGCGCGCATGGCGCTGGTGCCGCGGGTACTGGAAGCGCGTGGGCTGGACGTGACGCCCGGCATGATCGAGAAGCTGCGCAATGTCGGCGACGCTGAAACCGCCGATGTGCTGGAAGTGATCCTGCGCGAGGAAGTCGCGCATGTTGCTGCCGGATCGCGCTGGTACCGCTGGTACTGCGAACGCGCCGGCGTCGAGCCGCGCGCACGCTTCAAGGAACTGCTGCTGGAATATGCCGGCGGCTACCTGCACGGTCCGTTCAATCTGGAAGCGCGCCTGCTGGCAGGCTTCGACGCCGACGAGTTGGCCAACCTGATCGAACAGGCGGGCTGA
- a CDS encoding DUF2235 domain-containing protein: MAPGQHQADADADPGVLRIGLFFDGTRNNAHNLARGRPQSPQPRPALLRADDDSTYQSRLTSSYDNGTTNITRLYQLYPDSRRTPGVGASLAIYIEGVGTRDDAEDDLIGLAFGVGASGVRAKVQRALQVLLPAALAALAAQRRTPLHSVQVDLFGYSRGAAAARDVANQLHGWDGARWRQLLQQAGLVCAVDFAVQRPALRFIGLFDTVVAVSGGRADERPQLALPAGIAGRVVQLVARDEHRQHYPLTTVAPTHAEIVLPGAHANIGGGYDQTEEGPKLLSRPHRQQLRRPPVPDYQTPSLAQLQATTVYAEAQADAERWRQQLGLDEKDVWVDVWHQWQQQRRAGSRSVLLSPVLYVTAAVVLRRPIDWRYQLIGLQVMQRQASEAGVQWTAAAADVADWALPANLQPIARRLLEGQALTPTQEALLRRRYLMQSAHWNFDALGDTALTYAADAGVSELPYRPGPGLFYINRPTVDGKRVVLPNA, encoded by the coding sequence ATGGCACCAGGACAGCACCAGGCAGATGCGGACGCCGATCCCGGCGTGCTGCGCATCGGCCTGTTCTTCGACGGCACCCGCAACAACGCGCACAACCTCGCGCGCGGCCGGCCGCAGTCGCCGCAGCCACGCCCTGCCCTGCTGCGCGCCGACGATGACTCGACTTACCAGAGCCGGCTGACCAGCAGCTACGACAACGGCACCACCAACATCACGCGGCTGTACCAGTTGTACCCGGACAGCCGGCGCACGCCCGGCGTCGGTGCGTCGCTGGCGATCTACATCGAGGGTGTAGGCACCCGCGATGACGCCGAGGACGACCTGATCGGCCTGGCCTTCGGCGTGGGTGCCAGCGGCGTGCGCGCCAAGGTCCAGCGCGCGCTGCAGGTGCTGCTGCCGGCGGCCCTGGCCGCGCTTGCCGCGCAGCGGCGTACCCCGCTGCACAGCGTGCAGGTGGACCTGTTCGGCTACTCGCGTGGCGCAGCGGCCGCACGCGATGTCGCCAACCAGCTGCACGGCTGGGATGGCGCGCGCTGGCGACAGCTGCTGCAGCAGGCGGGCCTCGTGTGCGCGGTGGATTTCGCGGTACAGCGCCCGGCGCTGCGCTTCATCGGCCTGTTCGACACCGTGGTGGCGGTCAGCGGTGGCCGTGCCGATGAGCGGCCACAGCTGGCCCTGCCTGCCGGCATCGCCGGCCGCGTGGTGCAGCTGGTGGCCCGCGATGAACACCGCCAGCACTATCCGCTGACCACGGTGGCACCGACGCACGCCGAGATCGTGCTGCCCGGCGCGCATGCCAACATCGGCGGCGGCTACGACCAGACCGAGGAAGGGCCGAAACTGCTGAGCCGGCCGCACCGGCAGCAGCTGCGACGCCCACCGGTGCCCGACTATCAGACACCCTCACTGGCGCAGCTGCAGGCGACCACGGTGTACGCCGAAGCGCAGGCCGATGCCGAACGCTGGCGGCAGCAGCTGGGCCTGGACGAGAAAGATGTGTGGGTGGATGTCTGGCACCAGTGGCAGCAGCAGCGCCGTGCCGGCAGCCGCAGCGTATTGCTGAGCCCCGTGCTGTACGTGACCGCAGCGGTGGTGCTGCGCCGGCCCATCGACTGGCGCTACCAGCTGATCGGCCTGCAGGTGATGCAGCGGCAGGCCAGCGAAGCCGGCGTGCAGTGGACGGCCGCGGCGGCCGACGTGGCGGACTGGGCGCTGCCTGCCAACCTGCAGCCGATCGCACGGCGCTTGCTGGAGGGACAGGCACTGACCCCCACCCAGGAAGCACTGCTGCGCCGCCGCTACCTGATGCAGTCGGCGCACTGGAACTTCGATGCACTGGGCGACACCGCGCTGACCTATGCGGCCGATGCCGGCGTGAGCGAGTTGCCGTACCGGCCCGGGCCCGGCCTGTTCTACATCAACCGGCCGACGGTGGACGGCAAGCGCGTGGTGTTGCCCAACGCGTGA
- a CDS encoding zinc-dependent metalloprotease, whose translation MMSRSMGRTAVGVLLGLSVAAAASAAPLFEPVTILSRASAGSDPALARLLSTPSTATVQEVRIDAAATAQPQLEFELLGQQVQAIRSRVEALPDGGSIWYGQIRAPSDRLQKATSNGQDDPGNSLIVVRSGNTLTGSIRKDGKLYRLRPLGDRHILVAVDETRMPADHPADYNQLPKIPMADQDRIGIAQASSGTPATIRVLVVATNAAVAAYGGNMQSLVQLAVAESNQGYANSNVGITMQLAGYETTSYTESGNFTTDLARFRTTSDGYMDSIHASRNSTTADVGVLLINNSSYCGLASGIGSTAATAFAAVYWDCATGYYSFAHEIGHLQSARHDIANDPSTSPYAFGHGYRYEPATGTGWRTIMAYDCTRGCPRLNYWSNPNISYNGIPMGIASSADNQRVLVTTKHTVAGFR comes from the coding sequence ATGATGTCCAGATCGATGGGTAGAACGGCGGTTGGCGTGTTGTTGGGCCTTTCGGTGGCGGCGGCGGCCAGTGCCGCGCCGTTGTTTGAACCGGTGACCATCCTCAGCCGTGCTTCGGCCGGCAGCGATCCCGCACTGGCCCGGCTGCTGTCCACGCCGTCCACTGCCACCGTACAGGAAGTGCGCATCGACGCGGCCGCCACCGCGCAGCCGCAGCTGGAATTCGAACTGCTGGGGCAGCAGGTGCAGGCGATCCGCAGCAGGGTCGAGGCGCTGCCTGACGGTGGCAGCATCTGGTACGGGCAGATCCGCGCGCCGTCGGACCGCCTGCAGAAGGCGACCTCCAATGGCCAGGACGATCCGGGCAATTCACTGATCGTGGTGCGCTCGGGCAACACGCTCACCGGCTCGATCCGCAAGGACGGCAAGCTGTACCGGCTGCGCCCGCTGGGTGATCGCCACATCCTGGTGGCAGTGGATGAAACGCGGATGCCTGCCGACCACCCGGCCGACTACAACCAGCTGCCGAAGATTCCGATGGCGGACCAGGATCGCATCGGCATCGCCCAGGCATCGTCGGGCACGCCCGCGACCATCCGCGTGCTGGTGGTGGCCACCAATGCCGCCGTGGCGGCCTACGGCGGCAACATGCAATCGCTGGTGCAGTTGGCGGTGGCCGAATCCAACCAGGGGTATGCCAACAGCAACGTCGGCATCACCATGCAGCTGGCCGGGTATGAAACCACCAGCTATACCGAGTCGGGCAACTTCACCACCGACCTGGCCCGCTTCCGCACGACCAGTGACGGCTACATGGACAGCATCCATGCCAGCCGCAACAGCACGACGGCCGATGTCGGCGTCCTGCTGATCAACAACTCCAGCTACTGCGGCCTGGCATCGGGCATCGGCTCGACGGCGGCCACGGCGTTCGCCGCGGTGTACTGGGATTGTGCGACCGGGTACTACTCCTTCGCGCACGAGATCGGCCACCTGCAGAGTGCCCGGCATGACATCGCCAACGATCCGAGCACCTCGCCGTATGCCTTCGGCCACGGCTACCGCTACGAGCCGGCCACCGGTACCGGCTGGCGCACGATCATGGCCTATGACTGCACCCGCGGTTGCCCGCGCCTGAACTACTGGTCCAACCCGAACATCAGCTACAACGGCATCCCGATGGGCATTGCCAGTTCAGCCGACAACCAGCGCGTGCTGGTCACCACCAAGCACACGGTGGCCGGCTTCCGCTGA
- the lpxH gene encoding UDP-2,3-diacylglucosamine diphosphatase, protein MTTLFISDLHLDPSRPAITDLFLRFLREDAPGADALYILGDLFEAWIGDDTPSPAADAVADALKVLSDSGVPVFFMRGNRDFLLGEDYARRAGLRILPDPCVIELYGRPVMLQHGDLLCTDDIPYQQFRAQTRDPVFQAQFLSQPLAARIAFAQKARDASQARQSEMKQGDRAQFETVTDVAPAEVEATFVRHGVDTMIHGHTHRPAIHTLQAGGRSCTRIVLGDWYEQGSVLRVDADGWRLDSLKRE, encoded by the coding sequence ATGACGACGCTGTTCATTTCCGATCTGCACCTGGACCCCAGCCGTCCAGCCATCACCGACCTGTTCCTGCGCTTCCTGCGCGAGGACGCGCCCGGCGCGGACGCGCTGTACATCCTCGGCGATCTGTTCGAAGCCTGGATTGGCGATGACACGCCCTCGCCGGCCGCCGATGCGGTGGCCGATGCGCTGAAGGTGCTGTCCGACAGCGGCGTGCCGGTGTTCTTCATGCGCGGCAACCGCGATTTCCTGCTGGGCGAGGACTATGCGCGCCGTGCGGGCCTGCGCATCCTGCCCGACCCCTGCGTGATCGAGCTGTACGGCCGCCCGGTGATGCTGCAGCACGGCGACCTGCTGTGCACCGACGACATCCCCTACCAGCAGTTCCGCGCGCAGACCCGCGACCCGGTGTTCCAGGCCCAGTTCCTGTCGCAGCCTTTGGCCGCACGCATTGCGTTCGCGCAGAAGGCGCGCGATGCCAGCCAGGCACGCCAGTCGGAAATGAAACAGGGTGACCGCGCGCAGTTCGAGACGGTGACCGACGTGGCCCCGGCCGAAGTCGAGGCCACCTTCGTGCGCCACGGCGTGGACACGATGATCCACGGCCACACCCACCGCCCGGCCATCCACACGCTGCAGGCCGGTGGCCGCAGCTGCACCCGCATCGTGCTGGGCGACTGGTACGAACAGGGTTCGGTGCTGCGCGTGGATGCCGACGGCTGGCGCCTGGATTCGCTCAAGCGCGAATGA
- a CDS encoding phosphatase PAP2 family protein: MRTTPLEGLAGREARLCRRANHYCRRRRVRRLFSIISRLGDGVFWYVLMGALVLVDGFDGLRASVHMAATGLAALLLYKGLKRWTRRPRPYAADLRIRAWVAPLDEFSFPSGHTLHAVSFTIVALAYYPWLAPLLVPFTFGVGLSRVVLGLHYPSDVLAATGIAALLASASLAWLPLPV, encoded by the coding sequence ATGCGCACAACGCCGCTTGAAGGACTGGCTGGCCGCGAAGCGCGGCTGTGCCGGCGGGCCAACCACTACTGCCGGCGCCGCCGCGTGCGTCGCCTGTTCTCGATCATCAGCCGCCTGGGTGATGGCGTCTTCTGGTACGTGCTGATGGGGGCGCTGGTACTCGTCGATGGTTTCGACGGCCTGCGCGCATCGGTGCACATGGCCGCCACCGGCCTGGCCGCACTGCTGCTCTACAAGGGCCTGAAGCGCTGGACCCGGCGCCCGCGGCCGTATGCGGCCGACCTGCGCATCCGCGCCTGGGTGGCACCGCTGGACGAGTTCAGCTTCCCCTCCGGCCACACCCTGCATGCGGTGTCCTTCACCATCGTGGCGCTGGCGTACTACCCGTGGCTGGCACCGCTGCTGGTGCCGTTCACCTTCGGTGTCGGCCTGTCGCGCGTGGTGCTGGGCCTGCACTACCCCAGCGACGTGCTGGCGGCCACTGGCATCGCCGCGCTGCTGGCCTCGGCCAGCCTGGCCTGGCTGCCGCTGCCGGTGTGA